CCAGGTCACGAAGCAGCAGGTGATCCCCCGCGATCGGCACCGGGTCTTCCGGATCCATGTGCGCTTCCAGCACGGCCGACGGCTTCGTCAGCGCCCAGCTGTCCATCACCGGCTCGGCCACCGAACGCAACCGCCCCAGCAGCTCGTCCGCCTGCGCCTGCGCCGTGGCGACGCCATCCTCGGTCACCGCCAGCACGGCACCGTCCACACTCAACACCGGACCGGACCGCAGCACCTCCGGGATCTCCGGAAGATCCGGCAGGTTCATGATCTGCAACGAAGTCGTCGCCTCCCACGGCGCGTCGACCGACCAGCGCAACCACTCGTCCAGCAAACGCGCAGCATGAGAACCAGCCCAGAAAGCCGATCCGGTGATCACCTTCGCCGCCGGGAACAGCTCGACCTCAAGGGCGACAACAATCCCGAAGCCCCCACCGCCGCCACGAACCGCCCAGAACAGCTCCTGGTTCTCCGTCGCCGAAGCCCGCACCAGCGATCCGTCAGCCGTGACCAGTTCCACCGCGCGCACCAGGTTCGTCGCCACCCCGAGCTGACGCCCGTAGTAGCTCATCCCGCCACGCAGCAGATATCCGACCACACCAACGGTTCCGGACGAACCATGCGGTGCGGCGAGCCCAAAGGGGGCGGCCGCCTCGGCGACCGCTCCCCACAGCGTGCCCGCCGGAATCCGAGCCACCCGCCGCGAAGCGTCGACCTCGACCGGCCCCGGCGGCCGTACCTTGAGCAGCAGCGAACCGTCCATCGGCCGCTGCGTCGGCGACGCGTGCCCGGTGGTGTGCACCCGCACGCCCATCCGGAACGACCGCGCATATTCCAGTGCCGCGCGGATTTCCTCCACAGTGGACGCCACGACCGCGGCCGCCGGCTCGGCGGGAGCGGTCAGGTTGAAGACCGCCGTCGCCTCGTCGTAACCGGGCTGCCCCGGCAACCGGACGGCCATCAGATCCGCTCGGCGGTGAAGAAGACGAACGTCTCCGGCCCGGACAGCTCGACGATCCGCATCCCGGCCCGGTCCAGCCACGCCTTGATGTCCTCCAGCTCGAACAGCAGGTGCCCGGCGGGACGGCTGGGGAAGAAGTGCGACTTCTGGAAGTGCCGGTAGATCGGGTCCTGGCCGAACAGGAAGGTCATGCAGGTGAACGTGCCGCCCGGCCGCAGCACCCGGCCGACCTCGAGGATCGCGGTCTCCGCGTCGTCGGGGAAGGCCTGCAGCGCGTTCCACATGTTCACCGCGCCGAAGCTGGCGTCGGCGAACGGCAGGTCGAGCGCGCTGCCCTGCACCGCGGGCACCTCGGGCAGCCTGCTGCGCAGCACGCTCAGCATCGGCAGGCCCATGTCGAGCGCCAGCAGGCGGTCCGGGCCGACGGTGTCGGAAACCACCGTGGTCCAGCGGCCCGCGCCGGCGGCGAGGTCGAGCACCGGGCCGTCGACCGGCTCGATGTGCGTGGCGATGTAGGCGTCCTCATCGGACGGAGTGACCGCCCCGCCCCAGTTCGATCCGGCGATCTGGAGGTAGGCCGGGCGCAGCACGGACTCGTAGTACAGGCCCATGGTCGGCATCTCGGCCAGCTTCTGCAGCAGGTCCGCGGTCTCGTCGTCGTTGCCGGTGCTGATCGTCTCGGCGATGCCCGCGGTCAGGTCCAGCACGCCGTTGGCGACCGGGTACGAGGTGGCGCACTCGGGGCAGCGAACGGTCTCGTTGCGGATCTCCAGCGCACCGGAGCAGTTCGCGCAGCGGAACGCCTCGACGTGCGCACCGAACAGACCCGAGGTGCTCGAGTCGATCTCCTCGTCCGACTCGTAGCGCGAGGGCGGGTTCTGCGC
The genomic region above belongs to Amycolatopsis sp. YIM 10 and contains:
- a CDS encoding class I SAM-dependent methyltransferase; amino-acid sequence: MTDAVTDSTIAELVKAFASAQPEQLQAEFEKLAGAVWSEGVLTELALPAAPVLVDVLDQVTEDHQGRLVILLGLLAEAEYPESGPVNQAVRAGLDHYLALVARESNSQAFTLALLYLLSHFPGDRERILDAVAGIGLGPEEQTRLERALASLDLAKPDLGRVWPAPSIWALNASEQDFDQSWINDLSTEQITTNWENDTKTVFGFSGAKAYWAVLNGDVVQVAQNPPSRYESDEEIDSSTSGLFGAHVEAFRCANCSGALEIRNETVRCPECATSYPVANGVLDLTAGIAETISTGNDDETADLLQKLAEMPTMGLYYESVLRPAYLQIAGSNWGGAVTPSDEDAYIATHIEPVDGPVLDLAAGAGRWTTVVSDTVGPDRLLALDMGLPMLSVLRSRLPEVPAVQGSALDLPFADASFGAVNMWNALQAFPDDAETAILEVGRVLRPGGTFTCMTFLFGQDPIYRHFQKSHFFPSRPAGHLLFELEDIKAWLDRAGMRIVELSGPETFVFFTAERI
- a CDS encoding FAD-binding oxidoreductase; this translates as MAVRLPGQPGYDEATAVFNLTAPAEPAAAVVASTVEEIRAALEYARSFRMGVRVHTTGHASPTQRPMDGSLLLKVRPPGPVEVDASRRVARIPAGTLWGAVAEAAAPFGLAAPHGSSGTVGVVGYLLRGGMSYYGRQLGVATNLVRAVELVTADGSLVRASATENQELFWAVRGGGGGFGIVVALEVELFPAAKVITGSAFWAGSHAARLLDEWLRWSVDAPWEATTSLQIMNLPDLPEIPEVLRSGPVLSVDGAVLAVTEDGVATAQAQADELLGRLRSVAEPVMDSWALTKPSAVLEAHMDPEDPVPIAGDHLLLRDLDSAGAAEFLRVVGPESGSPFISAGMRQLGGAYSVADPAGGALSSFAGRFAYSGAGLVVDASSRDAVEGHCAVVRSALSPWDSGWTVPSFVENWQQPQRHLSEAAIARVDAVRAVVDPDGVFAGDVSPGATAPIF